The region TTCCCACTGGACAGTCACCACCATCCGCGACCAGGGCCACTCGCTTCCCACAATCATGGAAATGACCGGAGTGGCAATGTTGTAAGGCAAATTGGCCACCAGCTTTAAGGTCGAGCCGGGCCGTCTGGCCAGGGCGGTGTTGACACTTTCGACCAGCAAAGGATGGAGTTGATTTTTGTTCTTGAGAGCGTCGGTATTCACCCACTGCACATTCGACAAGCCGGCATGCTGTTTTGTCGCAATCGCATGCATGTTCGGGTCGTACTCGATCGAGACGACTTCGCCCGCTTCTGCAGCGAGGAAAATCGTGAGACCGCCTGTCCCGGTCCCCACTTCGAGAACCACATCATCTTTGGATAACTGGGCCTCGCGGGCCACCAGTTCCACCAGATTGATATCAATCAGAAAATTCTGACCCAGATCACCGCGCGGATTAATCCGGAGCTTATGAAACAGCTCCGTCAGATGTGTGCGCGTTTGGCGGTGGTCTTCGCTCATAGGTTCTGGGGCAAGTACTCTGGCCACTCGCAAAGAGCGGCGAAGGATCAATCAGTCAAGAATACCCGCAGGAATCCTTTTTGGCGAATCGACCACTGGAAAAATTTTCTGTGAATCCCTTCACCCGGCGATCTGTTGTGGAAATCAACGGGAAAAACCTTCCCCATTACGGATTCCAATAAACGTCCGCGCGGCGGGTGGCTGGGGTTGAGTCTTCGAACCCCCAGCGATCTTTGGCACTATCTGGGGGTTCCCGAAGACGTGTGGCCCCAGCCATCCCCATACCAAGGAGCCCAGTTGATTATTGGATTCCGTACCCAAGATTTCCTCGAACTGCCAATCAGCGGGTAGCGATGGGTGGAAATCGATTGTTAGGATGAAGGACGATTCCTTGATATGGCATTCATCGAGCTGGCACTTTTCGTCAATTTCGGACGGCAGACATCCCGAGCAGGCACTATCTTTTCAAACTCTCGACAACCGGGTATTGACAACTGGAAAGGGTATTTTCATGAGCAGACAGCAGCTTTCCCGACGCACCTTCCTGGCGGCTTCCGCCGTATTTGCGGCTCCACTGATTATTCCCGCGCGGGCGTTTGGTGCCAATGAGCGAATTGTTACTGCACACATCGGGATTGGCGGTCAGGGCTCGGGAAATCTCAAGGCGTTTATGGGTCAGGGTGTCGCCCCGGCCGCGATTGTCGATGTCGATTCCAAGCGGTTGGCCAGCACGATCAAGATGGTCAGCGAGAAGGGCTTCAAGGTCGACGGTTACGACGATTACCGCAAGGTGCTCGAACGCAAAGATATCGATGCCATTGTCGTTTCCACTCCGGATCACTGGCACGCCTTGCCGACCGTGCATGGTTGCCAGGCGGGCAAAGATGTTTATTGCGAAAAGCCACTCACGCTGACGATTCCCGAAGGCCGGGCCATGGTGGAAGCGGCTCGTGCTCATAACCGCATTGTGCAGACTGGTTCACAGCAACGATCCGATGCCAAGTTCCGTAAGGCGTGTGAGCTGGTGCGTAATGGAAAAATTGGCAAGGTGAACAAGGTTCTGGTCGGTCTGGCCAAGTCGAACTTTGGTGGCCCACCTGTTGCTGATTCTGAGCCGCCAGCCGAACTCAACTACGACATGTGGCTCGGGCCGGCACCACAACGGCCATATAACCAGAAGCGAGTCCATTACAACTTCCGCTTCTTCTGGGATTACTCGGGCGGGCAGATGACCAACTGGGGTGCCCATCACATTGATATTGCTCACTGGGCACTCGGTTTTGACCATACCGGGCCAGTCAGCACAGAAGGGACAGCCGAGTTCCATCCCGAGAAGTGGTTTGAAGTCTCGACGGCTTGTCGCATCACTCAC is a window of Planctopirus limnophila DSM 3776 DNA encoding:
- the rsmA gene encoding 16S rRNA (adenine(1518)-N(6)/adenine(1519)-N(6))-dimethyltransferase RsmA, whose amino-acid sequence is MSEDHRQTRTHLTELFHKLRINPRGDLGQNFLIDINLVELVAREAQLSKDDVVLEVGTGTGGLTIFLAAEAGEVVSIEYDPNMHAIATKQHAGLSNVQWVNTDALKNKNQLHPLLVESVNTALARRPGSTLKLVANLPYNIATPVISMIVGSEWPWSRMVVTVQWEMAVRMQATPGSSDYSGLSIWLQSQCDIEILRKLPPDVFWPRPKIDSAVVLVTPAPARRDRIADPEFFHNYLRAIFMHRRKLLRGVLCSTYSQVAKPRIDELLQQAGITPQARAEELPTEIHVALANLLYHETNPSTPAAGLDSLKTAN
- a CDS encoding Gfo/Idh/MocA family protein yields the protein MSRQQLSRRTFLAASAVFAAPLIIPARAFGANERIVTAHIGIGGQGSGNLKAFMGQGVAPAAIVDVDSKRLASTIKMVSEKGFKVDGYDDYRKVLERKDIDAIVVSTPDHWHALPTVHGCQAGKDVYCEKPLTLTIPEGRAMVEAARAHNRIVQTGSQQRSDAKFRKACELVRNGKIGKVNKVLVGLAKSNFGGPPVADSEPPAELNYDMWLGPAPQRPYNQKRVHYNFRFFWDYSGGQMTNWGAHHIDIAHWALGFDHTGPVSTEGTAEFHPEKWFEVSTACRITHKYGNGVEIVVGQEQKDIPGGTTFIGEKGTIFVNRGVLRGTPAELIEQELSSGDESLYVSSNHHKNFLDCIKSRELPICDVEIGHRTASACHLGNIAIRLGRKIEWDPVNEKIVGNDPEAIALVNRPYRAPWSLK